Proteins from a single region of Salvelinus fontinalis isolate EN_2023a chromosome 15, ASM2944872v1, whole genome shotgun sequence:
- the LOC129811429 gene encoding saposin-C-like translates to MRVVNMGLLLVCAAFAQSFKSQGGGSLREEEVMWGNYLMDRDDNHAEIKAVLPGTCSACKGIINKVKAKLNGDNDRDNIAAKLDSICRSLGKLKGVCKRLVNKYKEQLIDALVSDVDARVACQKLKLCK, encoded by the exons ATGAGGGTCGTCAATATGGGTCTTCTGCTGGTTTGTGCAG ccTTTGCTCAGTCCTTCAAGTCTCAAGGTGGGGGGagtctgagagaggaggaggtcatGTGGGGGAACTACCTAATGGACAGAGATGACAACCATGCCGAG atCAAAGCTGTCCTTCCAGGTACCTGCTCTGCGTGTAAGGGCATCATCAACAAGGTCAAGGCCAAGCTGAATGGTGATAATGACAGG GATAACATTGCTGCTAAACTGGACTCTATTTGTCGCAGCTTGGGGAAGCTCAAAGGCGTCTGCAAGAGACTGGTCAATAAATACAAAGAACAACTGATTGATGCACTTGTCAGTGATGTGGATGCAAGGGTTGCCTGTCAGAAATTGAAGCTATGCAAATGA